The Oreochromis niloticus isolate F11D_XX linkage group LG13, O_niloticus_UMD_NMBU, whole genome shotgun sequence genome has a window encoding:
- the LOC100706613 gene encoding myelin and lymphocyte protein produces the protein MASTTSGDALPSGGRIFTSFPDIFFIPEFVFGGLVWILVASAKVDPANPLGWVMFVSIFCFIMTTLWFFIFLCGKNQSSIWPALDAGYHFVAVVFFLSASVDLAYVTYGIGELYKSLSGPSFVPVAPVLIPLPAVQNIDEYLKIYRLYISAVVMSYVATLLYFLHAIFSAIRWKRS, from the exons ATGGCTTCCACCACCTCAGGTGATGCTCTGCCATCAGGCGGAAGGATCTTCACCAGTTTTCCTGACATATTCTTCATCCCCGAGTTT GTGTTTGGTGGTTTGGTGTGGATCCTGGTGGCATCGGCTAAAGTTGATCCGGCTAACCCTCTGGGCTGGGTGATGTTTGTGTCTATCTTCTGCTTCATAATGACGACACTCTGGttcttcatcttcctctgcGGAAAAAATCAGAGCAGCATCTGGCCAGCACTG GATGCAGGCTATCATTTTGTGGCCGTGGTTTTCTTCCTCAGTGCATCAGTGGATCTGGCCTATGTTACCTATGGGATTGGTGAATTGTATAAAAGTCTATCAGGTCCATCCTTTGTACCAGTTGCGCCAGTTCTAATACCACTTCCGGCAGTTCAAAACATTGATGAATATCTCAAAATATACCGACTGTACATTTCTGCAGTG gtGATGTCCTATGTGGCCACTCTTCTCTACTTCCTCCATGCCATATTCTCTGCCATTCGATGGAAGAGGTCCTAA